One window from the genome of Vicia villosa cultivar HV-30 ecotype Madison, WI unplaced genomic scaffold, Vvil1.0 ctg.000101F_1_1_3, whole genome shotgun sequence encodes:
- the LOC131624078 gene encoding ananain-like: MVLLKKLTIHTRKKNCQINGNIQPTAQISNWKSVTTNDEEQLLQAVAQQPIGALIAFGEEFNAYKEGIYTGPCGKFINHALLIVGYSESEGKKYWLIKNSWGTGWGENGYMRLLREGDGTSGHCDIATYVAYPVV; the protein is encoded by the coding sequence atggtATTGTTAAAGAAACTGACTATCCATACCAGGAAAAAAAACTGCCAAATAAATGGGAACATACAACCAACAGCTCAAATAAGTAATTGGAAATCTGTAACTACCAATGATGAAGAACAATTACTGCAAGCTGTGGCACAACAACCGATAGGAGCTCTTATCGCATTCGGTGAGGAATTTAATGCATACAAAGAAGGAATATATACTGGACCATGTGGAAAATTTATTAACCATGCGTTACTTATAGTTGGTTACAGTGAAAGTGAAGGAAAGAAATATTGGTTGATTAAGAATTCATGGGGTACAGGATGGGGTGAGAATGGCTACATGAGGTTGCTAAGAGAAGGTGATGGAACTTCAGGTCATTGTGACATTGCAACGTATGTTGCTTACCCTGTTGTCTAA